One part of the Vibrio palustris genome encodes these proteins:
- a CDS encoding GNAT family N-acetyltransferase, with translation MQQIIESHRLILRPFSLADAKHVAELAGDKQISEMTANIPYPYSISDAENWIRTHETLFLSGKGVVYAIVLKATSEVIGAISFPKLENGLGILGYWLGVPYWGSGYATEASKSLISFSKEHYGLTKLQVMHLVGNERSKSVIKKLGIKYVGDQVNRMQGKEREVSVYMSEV, from the coding sequence ATGCAGCAAATAATTGAAAGTCATCGATTAATATTAAGACCGTTTTCTCTTGCTGATGCTAAGCATGTAGCAGAGTTGGCTGGTGACAAACAAATCTCAGAAATGACGGCAAACATTCCTTATCCATATAGTATCTCCGATGCTGAAAACTGGATACGTACTCACGAAACGTTATTTCTAAGTGGTAAAGGTGTAGTCTACGCTATTGTACTAAAAGCCACTTCAGAGGTAATTGGTGCGATTAGCTTTCCAAAGCTAGAAAATGGTTTAGGTATTCTTGGCTATTGGCTAGGAGTGCCCTACTGGGGCAGTGGCTATGCGACAGAAGCATCGAAAAGTTTGATTTCATTTTCCAAAGAGCATTATGGTTTAACCAAGTTACAAGTCATGCATTTAGTTGGAAATGAGCGCTCAAAGTCAGTAATTAAAAAGCTTGGTATAAAATACGTGGGCGATCAGGTGAACCGGATGCAAGGTAAAGAACGTGAAGTCAGTGTTTATATGTCAGAGGTATAA
- a CDS encoding DJ-1/PfpI family protein — MDIAVLTFDGFNELDSFIAAGILNRMKDAGWNVQITSPSQYVTSMNGVTIQSQQPLEFANQANVVLFGSGALTRDIAQDREILSRLKLNPETQLIGGQCSGTLLMSVLGLLHHIPVCTDLTTKPWVIESGATVLDQPFYAQGNLATAGGCLSSKYLAAWVISKLSGRADAESAIYYVAPVGEKESTVEHCMSVVGAYL, encoded by the coding sequence ATGGACATTGCTGTACTAACTTTTGATGGATTTAATGAACTGGATTCATTTATAGCCGCGGGCATTTTGAACCGAATGAAAGACGCTGGTTGGAATGTACAAATAACGAGTCCATCCCAATACGTCACTTCAATGAACGGGGTGACAATTCAATCTCAGCAACCTCTAGAATTTGCCAATCAAGCCAACGTTGTCTTATTTGGTAGCGGCGCACTCACGCGCGATATTGCTCAAGACAGAGAGATACTTTCAAGGCTAAAGCTAAACCCTGAAACTCAGTTAATTGGTGGGCAATGTTCAGGTACATTGCTCATGTCAGTACTTGGTTTACTGCATCACATACCCGTTTGTACCGATTTAACAACGAAACCTTGGGTGATCGAATCAGGGGCGACTGTTTTAGATCAACCTTTTTATGCTCAAGGTAATCTTGCAACCGCAGGTGGGTGTTTGTCATCAAAGTACTTGGCTGCGTGGGTGATTAGCAAGTTATCGGGTAGGGCAGACGCTGAATCAGCAATTTATTATGTTGCGCCAGTTGGTGAAAAAGAAAGTACTGTTGAGCACTGTATGTCAGTAGTCGGTGCATATCTATAA
- a CDS encoding phage integrase N-terminal SAM-like domain-containing protein gives MYWIRYFIRCNNLKHTNQIGANEVRAFLSFLATEQHVAINTQKSALNALAFLYNKALAQPLGDLGFQHAKQGRRLPSVLSATEVKSIIDHIDSERERLIFALLYGSGLRISECLRIIIDMHRLLTYSAQQYFLFHQLAQHNKLLIQRLPYPITC, from the coding sequence TTGTATTGGATTCGTTATTTCATCAGGTGCAATAACCTAAAGCATACTAATCAGATAGGAGCAAACGAGGTTAGAGCATTTCTTTCGTTTCTAGCAACCGAGCAACATGTAGCGATCAACACTCAGAAATCGGCTCTGAATGCGCTCGCATTTTTGTATAATAAAGCGCTTGCACAGCCACTTGGAGATCTTGGTTTTCAGCATGCTAAGCAAGGTCGGCGTTTACCGTCGGTACTATCTGCTACTGAGGTTAAATCGATTATTGACCACATTGACAGCGAGCGAGAGAGGCTTATTTTTGCATTGCTGTATGGTAGCGGCCTTAGAATCAGTGAGTGTCTAAGAATTATTATAGATATGCACCGACTACTGACATACAGTGCTCAACAGTACTTTCTTTTTCACCAACTGGCGCAACATAATAAATTGCTGATTCAGCGTCTGCCCTACCCGATAACTTGCTAA
- a CDS encoding DUF1272 domain-containing protein codes for MLELRPNCECCDKDLPPESTGAVICTFECTFCAECAEDVLNHICPNCSGNLVPRPIRPVAALRNNPASTTRVLKEGGCVANA; via the coding sequence ATGTTAGAACTTCGACCAAACTGTGAGTGCTGCGACAAGGACTTACCTCCGGAATCGACAGGTGCAGTAATCTGTACTTTTGAATGCACATTTTGTGCTGAGTGTGCTGAGGATGTCCTTAATCATATCTGTCCAAATTGCTCAGGGAACTTAGTGCCACGGCCTATACGCCCTGTAGCTGCACTTAGAAACAACCCGGCATCTACCACCCGCGTACTAAAAGAAGGTGGGTGCGTAGCCAATGCATAA
- a CDS encoding AAA family ATPase — protein sequence MKIVWIHGAPAAGKLTVAKELKEKYGFKLLHNHLAVDLSLSIYDEFGAKDFHEFTDSIRRLTLQKAKEIGVEHVVMTWVVCSKLHQKEIQGYLDFFEQEKIDFYPVHLSPSKSELLLRVESEERKPTHKISCANQLSNYLEQCEYAPIKTSKTIKIDNTNVAPEHVAERIMSHIS from the coding sequence ATGAAAATAGTATGGATACATGGAGCACCAGCTGCTGGTAAGCTGACTGTCGCTAAAGAACTAAAAGAAAAGTATGGCTTTAAACTGTTGCACAACCATCTAGCTGTTGATTTAAGCCTATCAATTTACGATGAGTTTGGTGCAAAAGATTTTCATGAGTTTACGGATAGTATTCGTAGATTAACTCTACAAAAAGCTAAAGAAATTGGAGTTGAACATGTCGTGATGACTTGGGTGGTATGTTCTAAATTACATCAAAAAGAAATTCAGGGTTACTTGGACTTTTTCGAACAAGAAAAAATTGACTTTTACCCTGTTCATTTGTCTCCATCAAAATCAGAACTGCTTCTCCGTGTGGAATCTGAAGAACGTAAACCCACACATAAAATATCTTGTGCTAATCAACTATCGAACTATTTGGAGCAATGTGAATATGCTCCAATAAAAACATCGAAAACGATTAAAATTGATAACACGAATGTTGCACCTGAGCATGTTGCAGAGCGTATAATGTCGCATATAAGCTAG
- a CDS encoding cupin domain-containing protein produces the protein MIIPFMKENIKWSKTPFSGVEFCWLSEKTENGRTAILKFDDHAELPLHNHPGWEQIYVLEGRLQINSEIYKTNDFALIEGKTDHSILALEPSKYITISQIEGVNIIE, from the coding sequence ATGATTATCCCTTTTATGAAAGAGAATATAAAATGGTCAAAAACTCCATTTTCTGGTGTTGAGTTTTGTTGGCTATCTGAGAAAACTGAAAATGGTAGAACAGCAATACTGAAATTTGATGATCATGCGGAACTACCGTTGCATAATCACCCTGGATGGGAACAAATATATGTTCTTGAAGGTCGTCTACAAATAAACTCAGAAATTTATAAAACAAATGACTTTGCTCTTATAGAGGGAAAGACAGATCATTCGATATTGGCTTTAGAACCAAGTAAATATATTACTATTTCGCAAATAGAAGGAGTTAATATTATTGAGTAA
- a CDS encoding nuclear transport factor 2 family protein — translation MDSNIEVEKAEEQLRQAMLASDVEALDKLLSPSLIFTNHLGQCLGKEADLSAHESGALTISKLEPSEQQIKLVGDDAAVVTVRVQLSGTYAGQPAGGDFRFTRVWAQLSNGHWQVVAAHAGIIA, via the coding sequence ATGGATAGCAACATTGAGGTAGAAAAGGCGGAAGAGCAGTTGCGCCAAGCTATGCTTGCCTCCGATGTTGAAGCTTTGGATAAGCTTCTTTCTCCAAGTCTCATTTTCACAAACCACCTTGGGCAGTGCTTGGGTAAAGAGGCTGATCTTTCGGCCCATGAATCGGGCGCTCTCACCATTTCTAAACTGGAACCTTCGGAACAGCAAATTAAGTTAGTCGGTGATGACGCGGCGGTTGTTACAGTGCGGGTCCAGCTTTCCGGAACCTATGCCGGTCAACCTGCTGGTGGAGACTTTCGATTCACACGTGTTTGGGCACAATTATCAAACGGTCATTGGCAAGTTGTGGCAGCTCATGCTGGCATAATTGCCTAA
- a CDS encoding AAA family ATPase, which translates to MKKILIIGNSGSGKSWLSKQLSCKLQLQEVNLDSIVWEPGGYNQKRSTGAIENEMTSIKSQCNWVVEGVFGALAEQLVFSADMLLFLDLEWAECESSLYARGSESSKQLNEDQAEKNFRELLKWASEYSVRESKSSRQFHQQLFSDFHGTKVRFTTRSQVNEFVAETTC; encoded by the coding sequence ATGAAGAAAATTCTCATCATTGGTAATTCTGGCTCAGGAAAGAGTTGGTTGTCGAAACAGTTGTCCTGCAAACTTCAGTTGCAAGAAGTTAACTTGGACTCGATTGTATGGGAGCCAGGTGGCTATAATCAAAAACGCTCCACCGGAGCAATCGAAAATGAAATGACTAGTATAAAGTCTCAATGTAACTGGGTAGTTGAAGGAGTATTTGGTGCTTTAGCTGAACAGCTTGTTTTTTCTGCTGACATGCTGTTATTTTTGGATTTGGAATGGGCTGAGTGTGAAAGTTCTCTTTATGCTCGTGGCTCGGAGAGCTCTAAGCAACTTAATGAGGATCAGGCGGAGAAGAATTTTCGTGAATTATTGAAATGGGCTTCTGAATACTCGGTTCGAGAATCCAAAAGTTCACGACAGTTCCATCAGCAATTGTTCAGTGATTTTCACGGTACTAAAGTACGTTTTACTACACGCTCTCAAGTGAATGAGTTTGTAGCGGAAACAACATGCTAA
- a CDS encoding MrcB family domain-containing protein gives MNFKESIDHLIENYLVEKTKDFTGNVLANHLRNVIPANLRKVLGENDRYYVKGSAGQSGWANVPWISVLDRTVTTSPQNGFYLVYLLREDGAGVYLSLNQGVTNLKEKYGKSVIDVLRVRASDFNAQLRFQHKDSIEGPIDLASSKKGSLGDLYQHGAIYSIYYEKGKVPDSSQLEHDLIAFVELYLKMVVNQSVSDGSNVEEDEAGLGVEDGTKLREHKRIERNQKLAKKVKELQGYKCSACGFDFEKKYGEIGKGFIEAHHLTPVYQIKGKKVGLDPVKDFSVLCSNCHRMIHKTQFVDRVEEFKAQYVIG, from the coding sequence GTGAATTTTAAAGAATCTATTGATCACCTAATCGAAAACTATCTTGTAGAAAAAACGAAAGATTTCACAGGTAATGTTTTAGCGAATCATTTAAGAAATGTAATTCCTGCAAATTTAAGGAAGGTGTTAGGTGAAAACGACCGATATTACGTCAAAGGGAGTGCTGGCCAAAGTGGCTGGGCCAACGTTCCTTGGATTTCAGTTTTAGATAGAACAGTTACCACAAGCCCTCAAAATGGTTTTTATCTTGTTTACTTACTTAGAGAAGATGGTGCAGGTGTATATTTAAGCCTCAATCAAGGTGTCACAAATCTAAAAGAAAAATATGGCAAGTCTGTAATTGATGTACTCCGAGTAAGAGCATCAGATTTTAATGCTCAGCTTAGATTTCAACATAAAGACTCTATTGAAGGACCAATTGACTTAGCTTCATCTAAAAAAGGCTCTTTGGGAGACTTATATCAACATGGGGCTATCTATTCTATTTACTATGAAAAAGGTAAGGTCCCTGATAGTTCTCAGCTTGAGCATGACCTAATAGCCTTTGTTGAACTTTATCTTAAAATGGTTGTAAATCAAAGCGTCTCAGATGGTTCAAATGTAGAGGAAGATGAAGCTGGCTTAGGTGTAGAAGATGGCACTAAGCTGCGTGAGCATAAAAGGATTGAGCGGAATCAAAAGCTAGCAAAGAAAGTCAAAGAACTTCAAGGGTACAAGTGTTCTGCATGTGGTTTTGATTTCGAAAAGAAATATGGTGAAATCGGTAAAGGTTTTATTGAAGCGCACCATTTAACTCCTGTTTATCAGATTAAGGGTAAAAAGGTAGGCTTGGATCCAGTAAAGGACTTTTCTGTACTGTGTTCAAATTGCCACCGGATGATACACAAAACACAGTTTGTTGATAGAGTCGAAGAGTTTAAGGCTCAGTATGTCATCGGCTAA
- a CDS encoding cytosolic protein yields the protein MYIHHVNGIDWLVITAFEELKPLFIEDAGAIPACFSATSELSLIDQAKRAYGYLPTLSGVITDTGTFKSQDNEEDLEPQLACIVEGRGRVFIYYGGFVAFVDDEQTFITRMD from the coding sequence ATGTATATCCATCATGTTAACGGCATCGACTGGCTGGTGATTACCGCGTTTGAAGAACTCAAACCACTGTTTATTGAAGACGCCGGTGCGATCCCTGCTTGTTTTTCTGCTACTAGCGAATTAAGCCTGATTGATCAAGCTAAGCGCGCTTATGGGTACTTACCGACGCTCAGCGGCGTCATCACCGATACTGGCACCTTTAAAAGCCAAGATAATGAGGAAGATTTAGAGCCACAACTTGCCTGCATCGTTGAGGGGCGTGGTCGGGTGTTTATCTATTACGGCGGCTTTGTGGCGTTTGTCGATGACGAGCAAACCTTTATTACCCGCATGGACTGA
- a CDS encoding DUF4870 family protein: protein MNNDFSYSSHQPDSTRIHAIISYILLAIGLFSGGFFTLIGVIWAYVKRGDARQTIYYSHFDNVIRTFWISLVLTIVSLLLWVVGIGMLLFFALFIFNIYRITKGLIRAIDHKPYL from the coding sequence ATGAATAACGATTTTTCTTACTCGTCACACCAACCCGATAGCACAAGAATACACGCGATCATCTCTTATATTTTGTTAGCGATTGGGCTGTTTAGTGGTGGTTTTTTTACCTTAATCGGTGTGATTTGGGCGTATGTAAAACGCGGGGATGCAAGGCAAACTATTTACTATTCGCACTTTGACAACGTGATCCGTACCTTTTGGATTTCACTCGTACTGACCATTGTGTCCTTGTTGTTATGGGTCGTTGGCATTGGCATGTTGCTGTTTTTCGCTCTGTTTATCTTTAATATTTATCGGATTACCAAAGGCTTGATTAGAGCGATAGATCACAAGCCGTATTTATAA
- a CDS encoding MFS transporter produces the protein MNNSDVITASPRIAIPVTALTLFAIASGYLMSLIPLILPTYGLNEHIANWLASAFFIGNFVGTLYTQKSVRLYGYRNAFIACLMTLMVATLALLFFTHEWAWMVLRFVAGIAVAGIFVIVESWLLHGNESGRAKRLGVYMVALYLGTTVGQLGISTIGINGYGPFVFITIVLSMAAMTLVRAKDIQPDASESATMSFKQISRLSHAALLGGVVSGLTTAAIYGLMPLELMKRGLNHQEAGSLMAVVILGAMVVQVLIPKLTKYLGRNLLMALLCFIGAAAAVITILDDGVVTLAICLFFIGAASFALYPIAINHACLNLNANYIVSATQAMLFCYSIGSIIGPLAADWFMQGHQGVMAYLFITLLATCLYMLVASAKTKHQWVAGK, from the coding sequence TTGAACAATTCCGATGTTATTACCGCATCACCTCGGATCGCTATCCCAGTGACCGCATTAACTTTATTTGCCATTGCATCAGGCTATTTAATGAGCCTAATCCCACTGATTTTGCCTACTTATGGTTTGAATGAACACATCGCCAATTGGTTAGCCAGTGCGTTTTTTATCGGTAACTTTGTTGGAACTCTCTACACACAAAAGAGCGTCAGACTTTATGGATATCGTAATGCATTTATCGCGTGCCTCATGACATTAATGGTCGCCACGTTAGCTTTGCTTTTCTTTACCCATGAATGGGCGTGGATGGTACTGCGCTTTGTTGCTGGTATCGCTGTCGCGGGCATTTTTGTGATTGTCGAATCGTGGTTATTACACGGTAATGAATCCGGCCGTGCTAAACGTCTTGGTGTCTATATGGTCGCGCTTTACCTCGGCACAACCGTTGGCCAATTAGGCATCTCTACCATCGGTATCAACGGTTATGGCCCTTTTGTATTCATCACCATCGTACTTTCAATGGCAGCCATGACATTAGTAAGAGCAAAAGATATACAACCCGACGCGAGCGAAAGCGCCACAATGTCATTTAAGCAGATTTCACGTTTGAGCCATGCGGCTTTACTTGGTGGTGTGGTGTCTGGATTAACCACCGCTGCGATTTATGGCTTAATGCCATTAGAATTGATGAAACGCGGGCTCAATCACCAAGAAGCCGGCAGCTTAATGGCCGTTGTGATTTTAGGCGCCATGGTTGTGCAAGTATTGATTCCCAAGCTCACTAAATATTTAGGCCGCAACCTATTAATGGCACTACTGTGTTTCATTGGGGCGGCAGCGGCAGTCATCACAATCTTAGACGACGGCGTAGTAACGCTCGCGATATGCTTATTTTTCATCGGTGCTGCCTCCTTTGCCTTATACCCGATTGCTATCAACCACGCATGCTTAAACTTAAATGCGAATTACATCGTGTCTGCCACCCAGGCAATGCTATTTTGTTATAGCATTGGGTCTATTATCGGCCCTTTGGCAGCCGATTGGTTTATGCAAGGTCATCAAGGGGTGATGGCGTATCTGTTTATCACTTTACTGGCAACTTGCTTGTACATGCTGGTTGCTAGCGCAAAGACCAAGCATCAATGGGTTGCTGGAAAGTAA
- a CDS encoding DUF4234 domain-containing protein, with product MKEFDSITSFKDQSTWRLVGLGIVTYGVYFAHYTKKQTIKINDLSGENNKISEGFVNAILAMSYISLILFFAYLAVDEGHPVAILSDISDRISGIMFIVWGFMARNRLNTAYEINKDNREWFHGLWTFLFSPMYFNYKINSICEESVKQVAAENS from the coding sequence GTGAAAGAATTCGATTCGATAACATCTTTTAAGGATCAAAGCACATGGCGGCTTGTTGGGCTTGGAATAGTCACCTACGGTGTCTACTTTGCCCATTATACCAAAAAGCAAACGATTAAGATTAATGATTTGTCTGGTGAGAATAATAAAATATCAGAAGGTTTTGTAAACGCAATACTGGCGATGTCTTACATTTCGTTGATTTTATTCTTTGCATACCTTGCGGTCGATGAAGGTCATCCTGTCGCGATCCTAAGTGATATTTCAGATCGCATATCGGGGATAATGTTCATTGTATGGGGATTTATGGCTCGCAATCGGCTGAACACGGCTTACGAGATTAATAAAGACAATAGAGAATGGTTTCATGGACTTTGGACATTTTTATTTTCTCCAATGTATTTTAATTACAAGATCAATAGCATCTGCGAAGAAAGCGTAAAACAAGTTGCGGCAGAGAACTCGTAA
- a CDS encoding lysozyme inhibitor LprI family protein yields MNKYLILLLASLSFGVVAKEESIDCNNAMTTLEINQCGAIELESAQATLDKYLKTSIEHNSHDPELVAAIKLAQEDWQAYMLSHCDSVYTQWRDGTIRGIMAITCKTTLTKQRTYELWKNFLTYMDSTPPVLPDPSES; encoded by the coding sequence ATGAATAAGTATCTAATCCTCTTATTAGCGAGCCTTTCGTTTGGTGTTGTTGCCAAAGAAGAATCCATTGATTGTAATAACGCGATGACCACGCTCGAGATAAATCAATGTGGTGCTATTGAATTAGAATCAGCACAAGCGACATTAGACAAATATCTCAAGACTAGCATTGAGCACAACTCGCATGATCCAGAATTGGTAGCCGCGATTAAGCTTGCTCAAGAGGATTGGCAGGCATATATGTTATCTCACTGTGATTCGGTATATACGCAATGGCGTGATGGTACTATCCGTGGAATTATGGCGATAACCTGCAAAACGACGTTAACTAAACAGAGAACGTACGAGCTATGGAAAAATTTCTTAACTTATATGGACAGCACACCACCCGTTTTACCGGATCCAAGTGAGTCGTAG
- a CDS encoding anti-phage deoxyguanosine triphosphatase, producing MSFVISDQWNERKDDEHKIRRHDHRSPFQRDRARVLHSAAFRRLQSKTQVHGSSTNDFHRTRLTHSLEVAQIGTGIVAQIKNKQPNLRALMPSDSLIDSLCLAHDIGHPPYGHGGEIALNYMMREHGGFEGNAQTFRIVTSLEPYTEHHGMNLSRRTLLGLLKYPALLSHTHAAKQPEPVLHQRQLKARDWLPAKGIYDCDANLLNWVLAPLSDNDRQLLNTLREPDVSAYEHQKTRFKSLDCSIMELADDIAYGVHDLEDAIVMGLVTQSQWEAHAKPKLIAQKGWFAEQAQLTDMLFSDKHYIRKDAIGGIVNALLTSIRVEKVAASFDNDLLAYNAYLEPNMAHALDILKGFVSNYVIQVPQVQRFEYKGQQIIMDLFEAISADPERLLPTTTSAKWCHAEASRGDGMRILCDYIAAMTDGYAQKIHHEMFG from the coding sequence ATGTCCTTTGTCATTAGCGACCAATGGAATGAGCGTAAAGACGACGAACATAAAATTCGTCGCCACGATCATCGCAGCCCATTTCAACGTGACCGCGCACGCGTTCTGCACTCGGCAGCATTTCGACGCTTACAGTCAAAAACACAAGTGCATGGTAGCAGCACCAATGATTTTCATCGCACACGCTTAACCCATTCCTTAGAAGTGGCACAAATTGGCACCGGAATCGTCGCGCAAATCAAAAATAAGCAGCCAAACCTGCGAGCGTTAATGCCATCAGACAGCCTGATTGATTCTTTGTGTTTAGCCCACGACATTGGCCACCCACCCTATGGGCATGGCGGTGAAATTGCCCTAAATTACATGATGCGTGAACACGGCGGCTTTGAAGGCAATGCGCAAACCTTTCGGATTGTCACTAGTTTAGAGCCGTACACTGAACATCACGGTATGAATTTATCGCGCCGCACCCTGCTGGGATTATTAAAGTACCCAGCACTACTCAGCCATACCCATGCTGCGAAACAGCCAGAGCCTGTTCTGCATCAACGTCAGCTTAAAGCTCGTGACTGGCTACCGGCGAAAGGCATTTATGATTGTGATGCCAACCTGCTAAATTGGGTACTGGCACCATTATCCGATAACGACCGACAGTTACTCAATACACTGCGAGAGCCCGATGTCAGTGCTTATGAGCATCAAAAAACCCGCTTTAAATCATTAGATTGTTCGATTATGGAACTGGCGGATGATATCGCCTATGGCGTACACGATTTAGAAGATGCCATCGTGATGGGGCTGGTGACGCAAAGCCAATGGGAGGCGCATGCCAAGCCTAAGCTTATCGCACAAAAAGGTTGGTTTGCCGAGCAAGCGCAACTGACAGATATGCTGTTTTCGGATAAACATTACATTCGCAAAGATGCGATTGGCGGTATTGTTAATGCGCTGCTTACCAGCATTCGCGTGGAAAAAGTCGCCGCCTCTTTTGATAATGATTTACTCGCCTACAATGCCTACCTTGAGCCGAACATGGCACATGCCTTAGATATTTTGAAAGGGTTTGTCAGCAACTACGTCATTCAAGTGCCGCAAGTACAGCGCTTTGAATACAAAGGCCAGCAAATCATCATGGATTTATTTGAAGCAATCAGTGCTGATCCCGAGCGTTTACTCCCCACAACCACCAGCGCGAAATGGTGCCATGCGGAAGCCTCTCGCGGAGATGGGATGCGTATCCTATGTGATTATATTGCCGCTATGACCGATGGGTACGCACAAAAAATTCATCATGAGATGTTTGGTTGA
- the yfbR gene encoding 5'-deoxynucleotidase produces the protein MKESHFFAHLDRMKLIQRWPLMRSVSKENVSEHSLQVAFVAHALAVIKNKKFDGQLNPERIALKAMYHDSSEVLTGDLPTPIKYSNPDIAKEYKKIEAAAEHRLLSMLPEELQDDFAPFLLSEHADPIDEAMVKQADCLCAYLKCLEELSAGNQEFARAKKRLEVTLEERHSPEMAYFLQTFAPSFELSLDEIS, from the coding sequence ATGAAAGAGAGCCATTTTTTTGCTCACCTTGATCGCATGAAGCTTATTCAGCGCTGGCCGCTAATGCGATCAGTTTCTAAAGAGAATGTGTCTGAACACAGCTTACAAGTCGCCTTTGTCGCCCATGCCCTTGCGGTGATTAAGAACAAAAAATTTGATGGCCAACTGAACCCTGAGCGCATCGCTCTAAAAGCGATGTATCATGATAGCAGCGAAGTCCTGACGGGCGATTTGCCCACGCCGATTAAGTACTCCAACCCCGATATCGCTAAAGAATATAAAAAAATAGAAGCGGCCGCCGAGCACCGTTTACTAAGCATGTTGCCTGAAGAGTTACAAGACGACTTTGCGCCTTTCCTGCTTAGCGAGCATGCCGATCCCATTGATGAAGCGATGGTCAAGCAAGCCGATTGCCTTTGTGCTTACTTAAAATGCTTAGAAGAGCTTAGCGCCGGCAACCAAGAATTCGCTCGTGCGAAAAAACGTTTAGAAGTGACCTTAGAGGAACGTCATAGCCCAGAGATGGCTTACTTTTTACAGACGTTCGCGCCCAGTTTTGAACTGAGCCTCGATGAAATCAGCTAA